TGTTAATATATCTGAGTTATTATGTTAGCATGGGACACTAACTCAGGAATCTGAAAGTGAGGGGTGGCTCTCACTGCAGCCCTCCCCTAAAGACCTGGTACCAGGAAAGCAGTTCTTGAGGTCACAGGAATTGGGGTAATATTGGGATGATTGCTTACTATGAGACTAGGATTGGGGTAGACAGCTCAGACTCAGACCCCCAGAGGTTTAGCATTTGGGGGGGAAGGCGAAAGGTTTtctttttaatcccattttacagatgtgaaaacaggcccagaagtgacttgcccttggtcacccaggagggaagtggtggaaatgggattataCCCAGGTCACCTGCCCTTTTCAAGAGGCCAGATTGTAATGGACACCAAATCTGAGGTAGAATTTCTTTGGAAGTCAATTCTGGCAGAAGGGAAAGAACCAAATCTCTCATGTTcccagttgaggtaagtgagaaCTTTTAGCTGCAGTAAGTTTGATAACTGCATAACTGGGTCACTTTGCAGCTATATTTTGCTGGGGGGTTGTGGCGGAGAAACAGGATGGGACAGATAGACCATGGAGCCTAGTAAATGGCCTGGACTCATCAAAATATAACGATCTAGGGGAGCTGAATTTACTGGTTTGGGTGGTCACATGaactggggaggtaataatagcatttattaagcacttgctatgtgcaaagcactgttctaggcactgattCTAAACTAAGGTAATGTAAGTTAGGGTTACTCCACCCCACCTTCCAAGCAAAATTATTCAAAAGGTGTTCCAGTTTTTAAAAGGAAGGTTTATTTAAACAAGTTTCACTTAGCGCAATACACCTAAAAGGAAAATCACAATACCATGAAAGATTTAAATCAAGGCCTCAGAATTTCATACAAACACCAAGACCAAAATCCTAAAGAATCCGTATTGCGTCTCAAAATTTTCCCcattaacttaaaaaaaaaaaagctcaaacGTACGTGCCTTACAagatattaaaagaaataaacTAGAATTAACAAACATGCCAATGCTTCACTTTTGGATTGCAGACACAGCTCCTATGAGTTTTACAAAAGGCATGTTTCTCAACATGCATCCAAAAAACAGTGTTCAATGTAATGTGGTATAAGAGCAACACTTAACGTAATCTTGAAACGGCTTTAACCTAAATACGCTTACTGCTTAAAGTACACGTCTACAACATAACTAACTGGAGGAAAGCTGAAAATTGTTTTAACAGTTAGATCGTCTTTTACTCAACTGGGTTATTACATCCTAGATGTTTTGTGTTCTCAAAAATACTGGACCTGAAGTCTTAAAACAATCCTGATTTTTCACTTACAGTAAGCAGAAATCACAAGCTTGTATTGCAAAACTGTTaaacttagttttttttttttttgtttgggttttgtttttgtttttttttgtaaaaaaaaaaaaaaagatgatcaaGAGTCAGGGACCAGGATCAGTTTATATCCCCCATCCACCACTCAGAGTGGACATGCTTGCCAGCCCCCCCATTCCATTCACTCCCATAGATGCTCGGCTTCCACTATTGTAGTAGCTGTTGTTCAAGGCTCCTTGGctccctgagagagagagagagagagatggatgatGTCAGGAGTGAGATCGGGCATCGGGTAGACGTTAAGCAATATGTTTTGAAACAGTCAAAAGAGGCGATCTGTGTGTGTGGTGGCTGCTGGCTGAACAGGCGGGCAGAGGAGCGGGTCTGGTGAAGAGTAACTTGGTGAAGCGCATTCCACTCCAGTCTCCACCAGCCCCTTTCGCCGCGGTGCCGACTCGCCACACTCCTTCCTGTGCTAccgtttttgggggtggggggttcctTGGGTGTCGAAGGAtcagagaaaaatggaaaagttTAAAAGGAAAACTAGTGTTTTTCAAAAATTGCAGAATCGCTCCGGATTGTTTACGCTAGACAGACATTCTCTGAATTCAACAGACAGTGACCCTGGCGATGTGTTAACTGAATGGTGGGCGAATAGGGAAAACGGGGGGGGAAGTCTCTTGCCAGTCCtattcatggtgggcaggaagtGAGAGACGAGATCAAGTCGGATTAATGGCAACTCACCGTGCCCAAACGGCAGCCTCCGGGGAGTTTAAGTCAGAGCCATTGACTGCTATGGAATCACAAcatggggggggaaaaaaaatgtttgctAGGGGGAATTTACATTagatttttttagaaaatattTACCTACGCAATGTTTGATTGAAAATCACTGGAGTTTTCCTGTAAAACTTGGTCTGCAAAAGGATTTTAGGGTAAGACTATATACCAAAAAAAATCACCATTCTTTAGacgaattgaaaaaaaaaaaatcaaaccagtCCTCACGTTAAACTGTCTAAAAATTACGGTTGCAAGCCCAACCACCATTAAACCGTTAATGATTTATTCCTCCCTCTACAATTACCACCAAATTTAAAATTAAAGAAAATCACATTATCAATAGTCCACCCTAAAGAACGGAGGCACATTTTCTGGCTCGACACCATGGCAACCAGTAAAACTTGTTTAACGTTACCAAACTTCCCCCAATCCTGGTTCGCTACCACTACATCTACGTTTAAACGTTTACAGCATTTACAGCATTTAGTCCAAGTGCCGAAAAACGAGCGCCATGTTAGCGCCACCCCTATTTCCAGAGTAAGCGCCCCTCCCGACTATCCCGCCGCCCCCTTTCCCAAACCTGCGTCACTCCCTCCGCCCCTTCAAAATCAGAGAGTTCACAGAGACGCTTACCGTATCCGCTCATGCTGCTCTGGCCGCCGTAGCCGCCTCCGTAACCGCCGCTCAGCTGCTGGCTAGCTGGGCCACCATAACTGGACTGGTTTGCTGTCAAGTTAAGAAGACATTAAGATCTCGTTTTTGATCCGGCATGGCGACGTCATCTTAAAACCAATAATCTACGATTTTTCCGGTTTTGGACCTTGTCACTCACTACATCCCACCCCCCGATTACCCTTTCACTGTGGCCCCAGACCATGATGTCTCCTTATGGAGTGTCAAGTCTTCCAGGTAATTCAATTAGCCAGTTCCTCACTCATCCGCTAGCATTACATGAAAAGCCTCGACTGGCCCGTGGCACTTCGACAGGCCTCAGTGCGCCTCGTCCCACAGAGGCATCGTGAAGACAACTACAACTGGTCAGCCACCACTTTACTCTATTTCCATCTAGCTCTCATTCGGCACCACGTCAAGTCCTGTAGTTTGGGGTGTAAACGGGACCCCATTTTCCAAGGATAAAATTCCACATACAGGTCCGAACATCCCGTGCTCTTGCCGGATTCAGTGAACTCACTGGGTCAAGTTAAGCTTTCCGCTCGGCAATGCAAGCctacttccttcctcctctcattccCCACCCCAGACAAGACCCTCTTAGACTACAATCATTAAATTGGCATACAATCATTAAATTGGCATACATTTATGACATACTATAATGATTTCACGTGATTGGCCAAAACTCCATTATATCAACATTCATTGGAGAAGGAATAGCCTTCTCTTGTCTTTAAGTTACGCTAAAATcatcaaatatcaatcaatcaacttaaTCAACTTAAGTAGAAAtgtttggttttttaaaaaaactagcgATATTTACACAAGCCCATGCCTCCCATCATTTGGCTACCATAAGCACCACCGCTTGCTCCTGCTGTAGAATTCAAGAAGAGTTCTACATATCTGTGTTCTGAAATGAGAGAAAAGGCATACAAGTTAGCTTAAAAAAGGACACTAAAGTGATATTTACACAAACCCATGCCTCCTAGCATTTGGCTACCGTATGCACCACCGCTTGCTCCTGCTGTCGAGTTCAAGAAGAGTTCTACGTATCTGTGCTCTGAAATGAGAAAAAAGGTCGGGAGAGAGAAGGGCTCATTAAGTCACCGGGCCAGAAGCCCAGAGCCTCTTGACAATTCCGCCATCCGGCCAGGATccacccccgccccaggccccgaccccatccactttcTCCTGTCAAGCTGCAGCCCTGTTAACTCACGGCACTTTTATCCCGGGAACTTGTGTTCTCCCACTTAGCTCACAATTCTCACCAACTGCGGTTCTAGGGCAACAGCTGAGTTTTAGCTCAGGTCAGTTCTTTCAATTTCAAGGGTCTTTTTCTAAGAAAACTACAAGAGCAAGAAGTCTGAGACATCACATTCAAAAGACCGAAGCTTGGCATAAAAAAGAGCATTTGACAGGAGAAAGTGCTGCCTTGCAGCCGGGTGACCACCATCGCTGCCTAGGTGATCTGATCCAAACCTGTTCATGCAACCTCAGAGATGCCAGCCTATTCCCCGGCGACGGAAAACGGTCTTGGCTCCGGCCGACCCTCGCCCCGTTTCCTGGCGAGGAGTCAGTCCGGCAGGCCGAACCCATCCCCAGCGGGCGGAACTCCAAGCCGGACTTACGCATGTTTGCTTTGTCCTTTGACATAGCGGCCACTGCATCCTCATGGGTGGCAAACTCAACATCGGCTTCGCCAGTCACTCGGCCATCGGGTCCGATTTCAATGTGTACTCGCACGGGGTTGAGTGGCGAGAAAAACTAGACAAAGCATTCCACAAAAATCCATCAGGTcacacacgccccccccccccccccccccccccccagggatcAAAACAGGGACCGGCTCCACGCCAGCCCCCTCGAGGCCACCGGCCGCCCCTCGAAGGTGCCTCGAGCACCCCCGGGGCAGGGGGAAACTTACATTGTAAATGTCATTTTCGGTGGCTCTGTAGGGAAGACCTCTCATGTGTACACAGTGACCGGTTGTGCTCTGGAAAGTCGACCCCCCGTCACCATACCGGTGATCGGACATTCCTGAAAAACAGTAATTGAGGTCTAGATTGAGAAGGGTGTCAGTACCGTCCAGCGTCCAAATTCAATCCTTACTTTACCTCTTCCGAATCTGTCCGACCCAAAGCCGTAGCCGTCATTGTAGCCGTTGTAGTCATCGTAGCCCCCGTAACCTAGGAGGAGAGCGATTTCTGGGTTTACTGGCTCGCTTGGGGCACATCAAAACAAAACCTTGTTGAGCCCGCCTTGCGCTCGGTACACGACTTACCTCCACCGTAAGCTCCACGCCGCATCCTCTCAAACCCGGCTCCTCTCCCAATACTATTATACCCCCGGCCAGCCCCGGGCCGGTCATAAGGACCCGGCCGTTGCATGGCCATCAGTTTGCGAGGGGGATCATAGTGCGTGCGCACCTCGGCCCGACTGCTCTTGAAGATTTCAATGTACCTAGAACGCCGTTTACAGAGGAAGATAGTCAGTCCTTTGCTTCACATGCTCAGTAGCAGAAATCAACAAGACAACATTCTAGTCATAGCCATGAAACTGaccaaaaaaaaatttttttttaaaaagccagatTTCAGAATAATTGCAACAGGCCATGACCAGAGATTTACATCTAGAAAACATACTTTTATCATAAtagatcggggggggggggagggggggagggggggtgtaaAAAAAAGTACatacatatattttaaaaaaaaggggggggggggggggcaaaaaaAATTCCCGGCCTCCTCTTGAGACTTTCTGGGCAGCCCCAACCTTAAGGGTGAGAAGAGGCTAGAATCATCAATAAAATGTTTCAGGAGGGAAAGAATTCCACTCAACTTTCAACATTTGCAATATTTTGTTCAGTGGCAACTGGCGGCAAGTGGGTTAGAAAGCCGGTCTCCACCAACATTCAAACCCAGCCCGCCGCTACCCAGAAATTTTGCCCATCAACATTCCCCAGCCTATGCTTTCAGAAGGATTCAGCATAGGAAATCGCATGCTTCAATGGAAAATAGTCACaagccataaaaaaaggaaaaaaaaccttttGTGACAATTTCTTGAAAGCTATGCTTAtcatgtttgttttttaatacaGCAAGAAAGTTTGTGGCATTTCAACTTTAGAAAACAAGTTCAGAAAGAATCACATTTTCTTATGGTAATATAGAATttacaggggaaggggaagggtgtcaTTTTGGCATTCAATTTTTAAAGCCATAGTCTCTCAAATCCACTGATCTGTTGAAGTTCAAAACCTTCTCCAAATTCTTTCAGTTGTGGGCAAATTTTGTCAGTTTATGGCCTTAAAGGGGGTCATCGCCAAATTCTTTGAACGGGTTACGTGGGGGAAATTTTGAgcattggtgggggggggggggggggggggggcgggtccagATTTAGCATGAGGGAAGATTGCCTTTCTAGGAAGAGAGAGTATGGATTTAACGATCGTTTACCATAAGAAAAGTGACGTATCCAACCAACCATCCATCCCCACCTGTGCCCTATTCTTTCCTTGTGTTTCTTTAGAGCCTTTTCAGCTATTTCCTGTGAAGCAAACTGCACGAAGGCCTCCCCCGTACTCCTCCCCTGGAAGTCCACCGGCAATGTTATCCCATTTGGCACGATTTCCAACCCTTCAACCCAAGGACAAATAACCCCAGTAGGGGGGCAATATTAACATCACAAGCCCAGAAATGATTCTTATAGCTTTAAATACACCAGAATTGTCAGCATCTTAGGTGAATGGTATGTTTACGTACACTTAAATATGCATTGACATGAAGTTCCATGACATACCATTCCATTTACATTCTTAAGACACCCTGATACACAAAATAACACTTGATAACCCGAggcaaacaaaaataaataaagaaataaataataaacaaaacaCAACGGTTCACTTGCTGGCAGGGTGCATTAAGAATCTACATTCAACAACTTTCAAACTATGCaatatattcattttttttccagtgctgAGAAGCATAAAACTCTGAAAATAGAAGATTAAATGTCTCACATCAATACAATTGTTTAGCAGAGTTCTGAGGACCTGCCTCTAACTCTAATTATGCATATCATTTAAATTAACAAGTTAGTGGAACTTCAAGTATTTTTAACCAGGCAATTTCTGCATATTTAGGTACAAGAACAACAGCTTTCACTTATACACGAGCTCAACATTTGCTTATTCATGAAACTGATCAATCAAACCTACAACTCAATGAACAGCTAGCCTGCTCAACACAGAAAATGTGGAAAAACATCATGCACGTTATATGCTTTTTGCGGAACAGGCTTAACACTTTAGAACTTTTCATAGATGGAACTTCTAGTTTGTGGATACATTTCCAAGCTTAAGTCAAAAGAGCTTATAAAAAAAACTTCCAAAACAAGACCGGAAATTGCAGCAAAACGTGGAAGTCAACAGACTAGATATTTGAAAGTTCACAGAAACGGCTTGAAAAACATTCTAATGGCATTTTAACTTGTCTGAAAGAAATGCAGGACCTGATTACAAAGTGTTTCAAAGTCACCATAGCTGAACTCTGAATTCGTCTGTCAAACCTTCGCTATTCAACACAAGTATATTTAGGTCTCATATGCTTTCATAAGGTTTATACTCTACATTCATGCAAGTCAAGAAGTATTCAATGTTAGACATTCAATTAGTTTAGGCCCAAAACATTTACCTTTCGAGATACTCGTCTATGTCAAATCTGTACTTTTCAAAAGCTCTCCTCATTCAGAGATTACAGTAAGGACACTTACAATGCTAATGGCCTAGAATTTCCAAGGCTAAGCTGGATTTCTCCACCATTCCGCTTCGAAAGAAGCCCTCGGTCACCCGATGGGAGGCAGTTTGACTTTGATTCCCAACGGACCGGCGGTGTCAATTCTTGGCAAGGTAACTGACACCAGTAATAAGAAGCGTTAGTTGAAATGGAATTAAAGTCTAGTCATGGTGAGAAGTACATCTTACCTTGTGAACGTGAGGTACTATGCTGAACAGCACTGTGTGGAAACGTTAAGCTGTTGAGGACAATCCTCTAGCATCTAAATATCTACTTTAAAACTACAACACCAAGTATaagagaagttaaaaaaaaatttaataaTGGAAAGGAAAGCTAATTTGTGGGCTTAAAGTATTTGAAGGTCACCGAATAATAGCAAAGAGGTGCAGTCCATCAAGCACGAGTATAAGGCTATTTTTCAAGCTGATGACATTATAACGGTCTACTTCGGTTGGGAACCTAACGAAGCCTCAGCCAACCCTACCGGATACAACACTAGCCAGAAGGGCGCGGTGGTAAACGCTACTACATACCTGAAAAAAACTGAACAATTTCTTCCTTGCTACAGCCAAATGGGAGTCCTCTAAGACGTACAAAGCCATCATTGGCAGTGTCAGGACTATTTGGACCGGTATGCTTCAACACCCAATCCATTTCAACGTTGTTTGACTTGAATACTGCAAAAGGTGCTTAGAATTAGTCACATTACGGAAGCCACCGGGCAGACAGTTTTCCTCGTTCGGTTAAGCTAGGCACGTGGTTACCGTCGGAGAACCATTTccaacgcgcacacacacacatacaaaaaagGCAGCGAGAGGTAGCATCCGCCTATACCTCCACACGGTTACTAGGCAACAGAAATCAAACCTTCGACATATCTGTGTCCCATAGTCTCTCTGTCCTTTTTCAGGGCCAGCTTCACTTCGTCTTCCGACTCGAGCTCGACGAACGCCTCTCCGCTGGGCCGGCCTTCTCGGGTGTAGATGAACCGGATGCCCGACGCCCCGTTCTGGATTTTGCACTCTGCAAAGGGAATCCCAGTCGCTCAGGGCcgaaggggtggggtgaggggcctGGCTCGGCCGCTCCCCGCCGGGGTttcggcggcggggcggggcgggacgggacgggacgggacgggacgggacgggacgggacgtgCGGCTCCGGAGCTCGGCCAACTCGAGCCGGCCTGAGGAAAGGGACCGGAGCGGATCGTCCATTGGCGTCCGGCTGGTCGTTTCGGCCGCCGTGAGCGAGCCGCTTGGGAGCCGTGCaggagtcggggcgggggggggggggggggcggggagaagagcGGGCCCCGAGGTCGGTTCGGCTCGACTCGGCGCCCCGCccactgcccccccgccccccccgcggaGGCCGAGtcgagcgcgcgcgcgccccctgccggcgggcCCGCCGTCCACACcgtccccgtcccgtcccccccccctccaccccgcccggAGCGGGCCACTCACCCGAAAAGAAGCGCTGGACTTCGTCGGCGGAGCAGGACCAGGGCAGCCCCCGGACCTTGACCACGAACCCCTCGCCGCCTTCGGTGCTCAGCATCATCTTGCCTCGTGGCCGGAGTTTACGCCCGCTGCGGGGAGACGGGAGAGGCAATGGGAgcccggccggggccggggaggCCCGCCAGGCCCGCCATCCGGCGCCGCGGGGCGCGCACGCGACCCCCGAATCACCCGCCAACCGGCGCGGGTTCCCGagccgagggggagggggagggggagggggagggggggggcgcgcCCAGTCAACCGCCCGCGTCCTCCCCGGCTCCGCCGGGGCCGGTTGCGGGGTGCCCCGGGTCgaacggcggcggcgggggcggccgggAGTCCCTCCGGCGTGTGGGCGAGGAAATGGCGGCGGCCGCTTCCGCtccgcctcctcctgctcctcacacaatagagccgccgccgccgccggccccgcaGGCCCCGCCGCGCTTCGACCGCCCATCCTACCCGACCCGCGGCCCGAAGAGGCGCCGCTCAACGCCTCTTCGACGCCCGGGGCTCCGTCCGACCACAATCCGAGAAAAATCCGGGAAGAAGAGCCGTTCCCGAGTAGGATGAGCGCCCGACGGGGACGGCCGCGCGCTCACCTAGACGCTCCGCTTCAGCGTGGCTGAGATAAAATGACCGCCCAGCGCCTGCGCAACCCAGATAAACCCTTGGGTGTAGCATGTGCGCCTGCGCGGAACTGTCCCGTTCCCCGCCCCTCGACGTCACCGACTCCCCGTACGCTTGCGTAGTCCCCCGGGTTTGGGCCTCCTCCCGCCACGAAAACCCCCTGCGCGTGCGCCTTGCGAAAGTAGTtcgacccccttcccccacccgagACCGCCCGGGCCGATGCTGCGCATGCGCCTTCCCGCGACTATAGAACGCGGCCAGTACGGTGTCGCCGGTGCGCAGGCGCGTGCTCCTCGGCCGTTCGGCTCCGTTACCCGCCAGAATCGAGAAAGGGCTCTAACGCATGCGCGTGTCTTCGGAAGGCGAAGACGCGGAGGCCTTTTTTCCTGGCggctcgtcattcattcattcattcaatcgtatttattgagcgcttactgtgcgcagagcactgtactaagcgcttgggaagtacaagttgaaaacatagagaggcggtccctacccaacagcgggctaacagcgATCGGGCCTCTCCCCTCTAGATCCTGGGGTCTTGCCAAGTCTATCCCAATTTTGGGTCTATCCCCAAATTGAATATCCTAACACTGGGACCCAGGAATTCACCTCCATAAATCACGCACACAAGGTAACCCCTGATGAAACCAatagtgagcgcccactgtgtgcagtgccctgtactaagaggaCACCACGACGGAGCTGGTAAACACGTTTCCTTGCCCACGAACAAGCTTACGAGTCTGCAATCTACACTCTGatcttcatttttctcctcctcagaGTGAATTTGTGGGGATCAGACTGTCAACTCGGGGTAAATTAAAGGCCAATACCAGGAAAAAGGATTTTGTTTCATattacagcgcttcgcacatagtaagcgcttaacaaatgccattattactacattAAAATAGGTTCAAGGATCAACCGAGCCTGGAGGGAGTCACTTACAAAAATTCTTTAAAATTCAACCCCCCGCCCATAAGTTGAAATGCTTTGAAATGCCATGTTCTCTCCGGAGGACTCATGTTTACACCATTCAACTGGCCTGTGTCAGCCAGTTGAATAGTTTACAAGGGATATATTACAAGGAGATAAGCGATAGGTATTGGCCCTCACTTAAGCCCCACCTATTTCTCCACCCGTTTCAAGTTTCCAGGATGTTAGCTCCAATTTTCCCCTCAATTCATCCTCCGTTTCCATGTCCAGAGTCCCGTGAACACACGACAAAACAACCTCGTTTTTGCTCACGCTGTCAACAGGAAGGGCGAGCAAGTatccattattattttacaatgcATGGAAATTATCCATATTACTGCACAGCGTTCACAATTTTAAAAAAGACATTTAAATTACGGTATGACTACAAGGAGGCACATAGAAACTCTAAGCGGGTGAGCTGAGAAGAAACTTCAAATAATAGCAATCTATAGATAATTCTCTGGATTACACTATGAGACCAGAACCAAGAATTGTCTCAACTTTGTGTGCaaacccccctctcccttctagactgtaaagtgaaaatctccccctccagactaagcttgctgtgggcagggaatttgtttattgttgtattgtattctcccaagcatttagtacagtgctctgcacacagtaagcgctcaataaatacgattgaatgaatgaatgaaaccatttCTCAAAGCCCCTTCCACCGCAACCAATCctagtatttatattaattcatttTACTTTATGTTATCAAAATTTCCTTTCTGAATATCTATTTTGTGCCCAGTGTTGTGAGaaaggtaagcagcatggcctagtggatagagcacgggcctggaaatcataagtacctgggttctaatcctaaatccgCTCTGCTTTGtgattgagaaagtcacttcattcattcattcattcactcactcaatcgtatttattgagcgctaactgtgtgcagagcactgtactaagcacttgggaagtacaagtcggcaacatatagagacggtccctacccaacacttctctgggccttggttctctcatctgtaaaatggggattaagactgtgagccccctgtgggacagggactctgtccaatctgattagcttgtctctaccccagcgcttagtacagtgcctggcacataagcacttaaagacctgtaccaccccctccaaaaagaatggaaaaaaaaaaggacccagGCTCTGCCCTAATCAAAACACAAAAAAAGTGAACTTACTTGCAGAGTAGATCAAAGGGGCAAGCAATTATGAGAAACAGtcagaacatatatatatataaaggctgGAATAACTGTGGATGgcttaaacttgttgtgggcagggaatgtcaccatttattgttgtattgtactttcccaagcgcttagtacagtgctctccacacagcgctcaataaatatgactgaatgaatgcgtgaataaATACAGATGTGGAAGCTGATCATGAAAGGCTGCACACAGGCAGCATATGAAGAAGGGGAATAACTaattcaaacagaaacccctcactaccagctttaaggcatttaatcagctctcccctcctttatcactcatctcccactacaaccctgccagcacactccactcctctactgccaaccatactcactgtacctcgatatttACC
This sequence is a window from Tachyglossus aculeatus isolate mTacAcu1 chromosome X2, mTacAcu1.pri, whole genome shotgun sequence. Protein-coding genes within it:
- the HNRNPH1 gene encoding heterogeneous nuclear ribonucleoprotein H isoform X10; this encodes MMLSTEGGEGFVVKVRGLPWSCSADEVQRFFSECKIQNGASGIRFIYTREGRPSGEAFVELESEDEVKLALKKDRETMGHRYVEVFKSNNVEMDWVLKHTGPNSPDTANDGFVRLRGLPFGCSKEEIVQFFSGLEIVPNGITLPVDFQGRSTGEAFVQFASQEIAEKALKKHKERIGHRYIEIFKSSRAEVRTHYDPPRKLMAMQRPGPYDRPGAGRGYNSIGRGAGFERMRRGAYGGGYGGYDDYNGYNDGYGFGSDRFGRDLNYCFSGMSDHRYGDGGSTFQSTTGHCVHMRGLPYRATENDIYNFFSPLNPVRVHIEIGPDGRVTGEADVEFATHEDAVAAMSKDKANMQHRYVELFLNSTAGASGGAYGSQMLGGMGLSNQSSYGGPASQQLSGGYGGGYGGQSSMSGYGSQGALNNSYYNSGSRASMGVNGMGGLASMSTLSGGWGI
- the HNRNPH1 gene encoding heterogeneous nuclear ribonucleoprotein H isoform X1; the protein is MMLSTEGGEGFVVKVRGLPWSCSADEVQRFFSECKIQNGASGIRFIYTREGRPSGEAFVELESEDEVKLALKKDRETMGHRYVEVFKSNNVEMDWVLKHTGPNSPDTANDGFVRLRGLPFGCSKEEIVQFFSGLEIVPNGITLPVDFQGRSTGEAFVQFASQEIAEKALKKHKERIGHRYIEIFKSSRAEVRTHYDPPRKLMAMQRPGPYDRPGAGRGYNSIGRGAGFERMRRGAYGGGYGGYDDYNGYNDGYGFGSDRFGRDLNYCFSGMSDHRYGDGGSTFQSTTGHCVHMRGLPYRATENDIYNFFSPLNPVRVHIEIGPDGRVTGEADVEFATHEDAVAAMSKDKANMQHRYVELFLNSTAGASGGAYEHRYVELFLNSTAGASGGAYGSQMMGGMGLSNQSSYGGPASQQLSGGYGGGYGGQSSMSGYDQVLQENSSDFQSNIAEPRSLEQQLLQ
- the HNRNPH1 gene encoding heterogeneous nuclear ribonucleoprotein H isoform X4, with the protein product MMLSTEGGEGFVVKVRGLPWSCSADEVQRFFSECKIQNGASGIRFIYTREGRPSGEAFVELESEDEVKLALKKDRETMGHRYVEVFKSNNVEMDWVLKHTGPNSPDTANDGFVRLRGLPFGCSKEEIVQFFSGLEIVPNGITLPVDFQGRSTGEAFVQFASQEIAEKALKKHKERIGHRYIEIFKSSRAEVRTHYDPPRKLMAMQRPGPYDRPGAGRGYNSIGRGAGFERMRRGAYGGEIALLLGYGGYDDYNGYNDGYGFGSDRFGRDLNYCFSGMSDHRYGDGGSTFQSTTGHCVHMRGLPYRATENDIYNFFSPLNPVRVHIEIGPDGRVTGEADVEFATHEDAVAAMSKDKANMQHRYVELFLNSTAGASGGAYEHRYVELFLNSTAGASGGAYGSQMMGGMGLSNQSSYGGPASQQLSGGYGGGYGGQSSMSGYDQVLQENSSDFQSNIAEPRSLEQQLLQ
- the HNRNPH1 gene encoding heterogeneous nuclear ribonucleoprotein H isoform X5; this encodes MMLSTEGGEGFVVKVRGLPWSCSADEVQRFFSECKIQNGASGIRFIYTREGRPSGEAFVELESEDEVKLALKKDRETMGHRYVEVFKSNNVEMDWVLKHTGPNSPDTANDGFVRLRGLPFGCSKEEIVQFFSGLEIVPNGITLPVDFQGRSTGEAFVQFASQEIAEKALKKHKERIGHRYIEIFKSSRAEVRTHYDPPRKLMAMQRPGPYDRPGAGRGYNSIGRGAGFERMRRGAYGGEIALLLGYGGYDDYNGYNDGYGFGSDRFGRDLNYCFSGMSDHRYGDGGSTFQSTTGHCVHMRGLPYRATENDIYNFFSPLNPVRVHIEIGPDGRVTGEADVEFATHEDAVAAMSKDKANMQHRYVELFLNSTAGASGGAYGSQMLGGMGLSNQSSYGGPASQQLSGGYGGGYGGQSSMSGYDQVLQENSSDFQSNIAEPRSLEQQLLQ
- the HNRNPH1 gene encoding heterogeneous nuclear ribonucleoprotein H isoform X9 — its product is MMLSTEGGEGFVVKVRGLPWSCSADEVQRFFSECKIQNGASGIRFIYTREGRPSGEAFVELESEDEVKLALKKDRETMGHRYVEVFKSNNVEMDWVLKHTGPNSPDTANDGFVRLRGLPFGCSKEEIVQFFSGLEIVPNGITLPVDFQGRSTGEAFVQFASQEIAEKALKKHKERIGHRYIEIFKSSRAEVRTHYDPPRKLMAMQRPGPYDRPGAGRGYNSIGRGAGFERMRRGAYGGGYGGYDDYNGYNDGYGFGSDRFGRDLNYCFSGMSDHRYGDGGSTFQSTTGHCVHMRGLPYRATENDIYNFFSPLNPVRVHIEIGPDGRVTGEADVEFATHEDAVAAMSKDKANMQHRYVELFLNSTAGASGGAYEHRYVELFLNSTAGASGGAYGSQMMGGMGLSNQSSYGGPASQQLSGGYGGGYGGQSSMSGYGSQGALNNSYYNSGSRASMGVNGMGGLASMSTLSGGWGI
- the HNRNPH1 gene encoding heterogeneous nuclear ribonucleoprotein H isoform X6, whose product is MMLSTEGGEGFVVKVRGLPWSCSADEVQRFFSECKIQNGASGIRFIYTREGRPSGEAFVELESEDEVKLALKKDRETMGHRYVEVFKSNNVEMDWVLKHTGPNSPDTANDGFVRLRGLPFGCSKEEIVQFFSGLEIVPNGITLPVDFQGRSTGEAFVQFASQEIAEKALKKHKERIGHRYIEIFKSSRAEVRTHYDPPRKLMAMQRPGPYDRPGAGRGYNSIGRGAGFERMRRGAYGGGYGGYDDYNGYNDGYGFGSDRFGRDLNYCFSGMSDHRYGDGGSTFQSTTGHCVHMRGLPYRATENDIYNFFSPLNPVRVHIEIGPDGRVTGEADVEFATHEDAVAAMSKDKANMQHRYVELFLNSTAGASGGAYGSQMLGGMGLSNQSSYGGPASQQLSGGYGGGYGGQSSMSGYDQVLQENSSDFQSNIAEPRSLEQQLLQ